CTTATCCCATCTAGGAAACACTGTGTGATGTTTCACTACATTCGCCAACAAAATTAACATCAATCATTGCTATTctacaaaaaaagaacaaatttttaaaaaccatTACTCTCTCAAATAGTTGATTCCCCCTTACTGAAGACCCTCCCTGCATTTGTAATGGTGCCAACACATAGCATAGATCCCATGTTCCAAATACAGTCCCTTCACGTTCAATTCAGCTCGAGGCAATTTATCAGCAAAGAGCAATGAATTTTACCTTCAAATACTTTCCATTCTTCTTTAGTGTTCCTAGAAATCAGCAGAGTGGAAGTTTCCGGAAGAGAATCTGCAAGTGATAATTTCCTTTGCTTATTTTGGTTAATTTAAGGGCAGGTGTCAGATTTTGTGCATCAGAGTTGCATCAACAGTGATGATTGTCTATTGCAAGATGGAGTCCGGTGTGAACAGTCCTCAGATACGGGGCTGTACGAAAGCCCATCAAGGGATCGTTGCCTCGGTTTAGCTAAGACAAGCGGTGCCTCTGAGCGCCGGGAAAATGAGACCATGTGGGCAGAGGTTAGGAAAGAGATTACAGGCCAGGGAGGTGAGGAAGTTGATGTATTGTCCATAAGATCTAAAGGAGAGAAAGGATGGCTCTGCTGGGGGCTAGCATGAgcctgctgggctgaatggcctcccgcTATGTGGTAATAAGATCATTGACATTGACAATAAGTTCATTGACAAGTTCAAATCCACTCTAAATACAGTGTAAAGAAGAATAGCTGACACCTTTCAGGAAACGTTGTATCATTGCCAGTGAACATTTTTTCAAAGGTGGAAAAATGAGACATCCATTTAAGTCATTGGACATAcaaagcagaaacaggcccttcagcccatcatgtccatgcccacCCTCAAGTACCTatttgcactaattccattttattcgtcctacattcctatcaactcccccaccctccagATCCTCTCACCTACACATCTAGGGCAACTcacagtctttgggatgtgggaggaaactggagcacccaggggaaacccacacattcacagacagaacgtgccaactccacacagacagccctgaACTGCAGGCTGTGAGATAAGATAACAAAACAAGAAAACCCCTGGGCTCCTTGAGCctattatagagtcacagagtcatacagcacggaaacaggcccttcagtccaactggtccatgatatccaagattcccatctaagccagtccgatttgcccacgtttggcccatatccctctaaacctttcctttccatgtacctgtccaagtgcctatcaaatgctgttaatgtatctgcctcaaccatttcctccggcagctcgttccatttacagaccatccactgggtgaaaaagtttcccctcaggttcctattaaagaaacaaaggactgcagatgctggaatagagatgaaaaaacaacatgatgctggaggaactcggcgggtcaggcagcatccatggagaaaagcaggcagttaatgtttcgggtcaggacccttcttcaggactgaggaagggtcctgacctgaaacgttgaccgtccgtttttctccatggatgctgcctggcctgctgagttgcttcaggtccctattaaagctctcccctctcaccttaaacctaggcccttttgttcttgattccctaaccctgggaaacagactatgTGTATTGCATTGTTCATTTGGATTGAGACTGGTCTGTGGCTCCATCATGGCCTGGCCTTATGACATtagtattactctctgactctatcaaatgggactagcttaagtgagcaacttggtcagcatggatgagcagggccaatgggcctgtgtctgttctgtatcactctatgtatgaacagcagtggaggtcaggattgaatcagggTCACTAGAACTCTGAGGTAGCAGCTGATCATTGTGTTGTTCTGAGTAATCAATAACCTGACATACTAGGACCATTGAAATGAGATCAGAAAAGATCTCTAAAGTTATTCTGATATGCAAAATTGATAAAACATCAAATGACTTGTTAGGATTTGTCCTGAAGGTAGCCTGTGTTGAGTGGTGTGATGAGGTGGATTGAATAGCCTGTGGGACTGCATGATAAATAGGCACTGAAGGACAGATCTTACACAtggcacaacaaacaatctgctcgaagaactcagcaggtcaagcagcatctgtgggaggaaaggaattgttgacgtttcgggtcaaaaccctgagtcAGGACTCATAGACATGGCACAGTTATTTAAGATGATTAATGTTGCTCAGAAGAATATAGTAGTGTTTTAAACTATCAAGGCATTGACATTCTCTGAAAACAATCTAACTTGACAATTACCCTGatcatattgtgtgcagttatggtcgtcccattacaggaaggatgtggaggctttggaaaggatacagaagaggttcaccaggatgctgcctggattacagggcatgagctataaggagagattggacaaacttgggttgttttctctagagctttggaggctgagaggagacctgatagaagctatacaatcatgagaggcatagtgaGGGTAGACAGTCTGAATCTTTGTCCCAtgttagaaatatcaaatactagtggacatttaaggtgagagggaggaagtttgaaggagatgtgcagggcaagatttttacacagagagtagagagtgcctggaacgggctgctgggggtggaggaggcagatatgatagtggtgtttagacagacacttgaataagcagggaagggagggatatggatcatgtgcaggcagaagagatttagtttattaatttggcatcatgttcagcacagacattgtgggctgaagggcctgttcctgtgctgtactgttctatgttctaattcttaTCTTTTCAGTAACCATGCCAGTTGAAGGGATTAAAGATGGGGTGAAATGGAGAGAAGCAGAGGGTTAGGTTTACGGTGAAGTTTCCTCGGTAGTTACTGCCATCAGTCTCCCCTCCAGAACCATGATCACAACTTCAGTTATTAAGTCACTCTGCGCAGGTGAAGCTTGTGCACAGTcggaggccaagctccaaatcGGCGTCAATTGCTTCACTGAATCATACAAAAGGAAACCattagggaattcaggagaaacttcttcaagcAGAAGGCAGTCAAACTGGAAATTTCAGTCACAGAGAGCAAAAATTCCAGGATAGACACGTTTCTGTAAAATCTAGATGGTGTTGTTcgcggaaacgggcccttcggcccaacttgtccatgccgaccaagatggccatctaagctagtcctattttccCTCATTTGACCCGTCTCCATCCAAACCTTTCCCTTCCATgtccctctccaaatgtcttttaaatattgttattgtacctgcctcaacaacttccgctggcagctcattctgtatgcACCCCactctcgggtcccttttaaagctttctcctctcaccttaaacctatgccctctagtttttggttccctttccttaGGAAAAatacagtgtgcattcaccttatctatgcccttcaggaTTTTACAGACCTCCATAATGTCACAGTCagtttcctatgttccaaggaataaagtcctaatcagGACAAATCCTAACAAGTTATTTGATGTTTTATCAGTCTCAGCATAATCAGCCTGGTGCCCACAGAGAGGCCTTCCTCCGCAAAGTTTGATATGGAGCTGCAAGAGGTGCTAGTGAGGGGGACAGAAACGTTGGTCAGTGCTGGGAAGGgaattttaccttgtacattaatgatttggatgatggaataaatggtttcgtggctaagtttgcggatgacaccaagatagggggaggactagggagtattgaagagataggaaggttgcagagggacctagacagtttaggagaatgggcaaggaaatggcagatgagattcaatgtagggaaatgtgcagttgtacactttggaagcagaaataagcgggcagattattatctagggggagagaaaatccaaagcacagaagtacaaagggacttgggggtactcgtctaggataccttaaaggttaaccaccaggccggatcggtggtaaagaaagcgaaagttatgttggcattcatttcgagaggtatagtgtataaaagtaaggaattgttgatgaggctctacggggcactagtgaggcctcatttggaatattgtgcacagttttgggccccacatcttaggaaggatgtgttgacgttggagagggttcagaggagatttacgacgatgattccaggaatgaaagggcttacgtatgaggagcgtttgtcggctcttggactgtactcactggagtacagaagaatgagaggggacctcatagcgacatttaaaatattgataggaaaggacagagtagatgtggctaggctgtttcccttggtgggtgagtccaggaccagagggcacaatcttagaattagagggtacagtttcaaaacagagatgaggaaaaatttctttagccagagggtggtgaatttgtggaactccttgccatgtacagcagtggaggcccgatcagtgggggcgttcgaggaggagatagatagatatctaaatagtcaggatatcgagggatatggggatacggctggtaattgggattagaatagttttttttcttcttcttcctccattccccatttctcatttctatttccctttccttggagcagactcgatgggccgaatggcctgcttctgctcccttgtcttgtgatcttttgaATTCCAGTGGGAGCTGAGGAGAACAGGAAGGCCAGGAGCACTGGAGGAACAGGGTAGGGCCTTGGGAGAGCTGAGTACAAAAGAGTtaaagaaagcaagagagaggGGCCTGGGAGTGCTAATGAAAAAAGACAAGGGAAGAACAAAGGGGAAAGATAATGGTCTCATGCCTGGAGTAGAGGCAAAAGTagaagcaggttcaagaacagctccttcccttcaaccattcagttcttgaaccaaccagcacaaccctgatcactaccttggtatagcaacactatgacaactttgaccagtttgcactccaatggactttgacttttttttgttctaattgtattctttcttgtataattttgtataatttatgctgaattcacgtttttcttgtgaatgttgtgtatctgatgctctgtgcccgtgatgctgctgcaagtaagtttttcattgtacctgtgcacacatgtacttgtgcatctggcaataaactcaactttaactttgaaaTTTGAAACACAGATATGAATGGACACATCACTTACAGAGCGTGCTGAGGATGTATACATGATAAAAACAGGTAgcagttttaaaataaacttgttttGTCTCTTTCCATTCTCATGAaaggtcttcatcctgaaacattaactcagtttctgtctccgcagattctgcctgacccgttgagtgtttccagcagtttctgctttcgtctcaagtttccagcatctgcaattttttttatttccgtaGGACAGATCCGAACTTTACCAACTGTTCATGGATGGCCAAACCGGCCAGTGAGCACCAAACAACCTCCCTGCCTGAGACTGAGATCGCGCGCACACTGAGGTAGTTTTGCCTCGGGGACAGAAAGAACCAGGTCATGATGGAGTCACAGACCAGTCGCAATCCAAATGAACAATGGAATAGGCTCAAGAAGCCCAGAAGCCTCGGTGTCTTGTTATCTCATCTCACAGCCTGCTGTTCGGGACACCCGACTGtgatgtttagaacatagaacagtcttgcacaggaacaggcccttcagcccatgatgtctgtgctgaacacgatgccaaattaaactaaatctcttctgcctgcagatgatccatatccctccactccctgcacattcatgtgtctgtctaccactatcgtatctgcttccgccaccacccctggcagcccgttccaggcacccaccgctctctgtgtaaaaaacttgccccgtatatctcctttaaacatttccccctcaccttaaagctatgacctctagtacttgacaattctacccttggaaaaagactctatctaccctatctatgcctctcataattttattaacttctatcagcctccaaaactacagagaaaacaatccaagtttgtccaacctctccttatagctaatacatctAGTCCAAGCGAcaccctggtaaacttcttctgctccctcttcaaagcctccacaccctgtaatgggggtgaccaaaactgtacacaatcataatcgtttggagagcatgtcttatgaggataggttgagtgagctggggcttttctctttggagaggaggaggatgagaggtgacttgatagaggtgcacaagatgataagaggcatagatcgagtggacagtcagagaacttttcccaggacgaaaatggctaacacgagggggcataattttatgatTGGAAGAAGacataaggaggatgtcagaggtaagtttattacacagagagtggtgggtgtgtggaactcactgctggcagaggttgtgggggcaggtacattagggacatttaagagactcttcgatagacacatgaatgatagagaaatgggggctatgtgggagagaggggttagatagatcttagagcaggataaaatgtcggcacaacattgtactgtgctgtagtgttctatgttctatcatgatAAAAGTTGTCCCTGCTCATTTCATTGGTCAGCCCATCCTGTTCTCTTCAATGATTGACTAAGAGGTTGTCAGAAAATCACACAGAGATAATATGCAAGTAGGAAGATCATTTTACCTTCAAAGACTGTCCAAGTCTGACGTGTGCTCTGGGGGATCAGCACTGTAGTTGTCCTCAGTACACGCACTGTCAGCAAATGAAAGAAACATCAGAATTGTTGGCCACTGTTAGCAAAATCATAGATTTAACCATAACTGGCCACACTTTGGGGTCGCTGCCAATGCCACATTCTCTTCCCCACTGGTGGGATCCCACTGAGGATGACCAGTACCCCTGTGGTGAGCCATTACTAGCCTgttgaaggtcagtgtcttctgGATCCTGAGGCTGACTGTTGCCACATGGAACTCAGACAACCTGAAGGTCAGATGGCAGGTGCACCTGACCACCCGCTGTGCTTCTGGACTCAGCGCAGAGCTCTGTCCTGTCGGCCTGCAGCTTGATGCTGCCATTGGAATGGAGGTTTCCACCCAGACAGAGAAGGGAAGTAAACAAATGtactttatttttttcctttatttaattaGTCTTAACATTTTACTTAATTTATAGGGGGTAAACAAACTTAAAATAAATTCATTATTCttcaatttttgaaatattgtttaatttttcaATTATTAAACCCACTTCTGCTGTTTTTAAAACCTcactgattatctgaaatagttgaagtGGCCTTTAACAGCACAAGTGAAGTATATTATGAAGGAAGATGCCTCGaattaagtgagtgagcaaaggTCTGGCAAACTGAGTGCAATGTGGAAAAGCATGAAATTGACAGGAAAAGTAAAAGGGAAGCTTAATATCGAGGTGATATCAAGAGATAGAAGAGCCCTGagggcagagggatctggtgtgTTCTAAAGcaggattcacaaaaggctaataTGCTGATTTTGCAAGTTATCAGGAAAGAAAAATGGATGCTATCCGTGAGAATTAAATTTTAGTGTATGCAAGTTATGCTTCAATTTATGTAGGGCATtgttgagactacatctggaatattttgtaaaatattggtctccttatttaaggagagatgttaatgcattggaaatggttcagagaaggtttggcACACTGATACCCGGAATGAACAGACTGGTTCATtcggaaaatggagacacaagagactgcagatgctggaatctggagcaacacacaagatgctgggggaactcagcgggtcaggcagcatctatggagggaaacggacagtcaacgttttgggttgagacccttcatctggactgggtgaaTGAGTCACTGGTCACCTTTGACCATCCATGGACATTGGGTGAGGTTTGGATCTGTcccatgaaaatcaaataaaaatgcaggtgttggaaatttgaaattaaaacgaaactcagcaggtcgagcagaatGTGGACAattgcactgaggtaaaagatcagccgtgatcagtgaatggcagagcaggctcagaggGCTGGAAGGTGAACTATTGCTCCCAATTTGTATGTTCATTTGCTGTACCAAGTCCAGCAGTACACAATCTGCTGATGGACTGTACATGgtgtctggcagtgcagcacaGTCTTGCTGGCTTTACCTATCACTGGGCTGAGAAGCCACCTGTTGGATCCAATGGATGGTCAAACCTGATGCACATTTCAGTGAAGATTATGAAATGAAGGCTTGAGTCACAGGGGAAGGTAAGCTATTCCTTGTAAAATCATTTCTCCTTAGTTTAAtggatctcacaatctacctcattatggccttgcaccttactgtctgcctgcactgcacataacactttattctgcattctgttattgcttttctcttgtactaccttgatatactgatgtgatgaaatgatctgtatggatagcatgcaaaacaaagtttttcactgtacctcggtacaagtgacaataataaaccgacaataataaaccaatgtatttaattattttaggtGTTTCTAATTAGATATTTATCTTTATTAATACTCTTTACTATTAAAGTTTATTATTTAATTATGACAAATTATTTCATaacttcatttttaatatttttaaatctctcttttTCCAAGACATTTGAAAGCTATCAAATATCACACAGCTTTTAAAAGCAGCAAAGCCAGAGATGGcttttgctggctgtcaaaggctGTTAGGTGAATTTCACTGATCCAGAGATGTTACTTCTGCCCAGACCTCATTACTGCACTCCAGGAATCTTCAGACCCTCCATGGGTAAGTGTGGGCGAGGGGTAAACTGTGTATGGCAAGATCAGCACCAAGGTGAGAGAGTGTGATGAGGAAGTAATTGGGTGGTGATTTTCGTGGAAATACCAGCATAGAGGAGAAGTGATGGGGAAGAGAAAAGGGTTACAATCAGGGCCCAAACTCTGCATGTTGAAAAACAACAGGTTACCTTCACTTCAGCATGACTTCTTTAATTGTGTGAAGGCAGTTGACTCCAAGGGTACAATGATGTTAACTTTGGTAAATATTACATTGTTTTATTCTTGCCTCCATAGTTACTATAATAATCTATAATTCTTCATTGCAATTAAAAGAGAGCTCCATCATTTTTGACCTCACAAATGGAACCATGATTAATTACTTAGCCTTCACATTTAAGTAAAGATGCTGGGTTGTCAACGTGAAGCGTAATCTTACCTTTCACTTCTGTGGCATTTTCTCCATTCGATATTGACAGCCACTTCCTATTTAGGTATGCAATTTCCTGAACCTTGCATCTGTAATGCCCTTCAtctgtgttgtgaaatttgttgatgatCAATACAAAGACCTTGGCTGCACCTTGTTGAAAGAACTGGAGCTCACAATGGTGCTCCCTGCAATTCCGAAATGCTTGTACATGACCTGTCCGGTTCAGTCTCAGGATTCTTTGATTGTTGTTCTCTGAATTTGAGAAGAGCCACACCAGAGACAAGTAACTGTTCCTCCGTCTATTCTGTTGGGACACTCGGCAGAACAGACTCCCCCGCTGCCCTTCAGTGAACTCCACCACAGGCCCCGGGGTTACAATAACACTCAGGCCCTCACAGAAATCTGTAACAAGAGATAATATTATAGTCAATGTTAAAATATTCTACAAGATCATATATGCTGTCAGATGGTATCAATGTACAGTGACAATATACCAGACATAATACCAATAGTTTCAATGATGTCTTGTCACAATATCAATAGGTAAAGTTAAATTATTGCATAGTgtctatatttatttttatataagaAGTACTGCCTACAGATTATGTGCTACAGATTACCCATCTGTCATATTCAAAACTTTATAGTTTTCTTCTGTGCTGCATTCAGAATTTAGGGAAAACAAGATTGCAAACACCTTAATTCTTGGTGCGATAACCTTCATTAaactaatacagaaaggaagacAGAGACGTGCTGTTCACCTGCACGCATCTTTCTATTTCTCCTTTCTGATGCACCCTGCTAGTTAACTGTTGGTAAGTCAGCAGCATAACAACCCAGGTCAAATAAACACAACCAATTGTGCAACTCAACGTACTTCACTCCTTCCCCTGAAATTAAACTTCCCACAGCAGTAACTAACTCCTAGGCTGAAGTAGAATGTTCAACACCGGAACGTTCAGGAGATTACTCTGCTCATTTGTAGAACTTGTAACCAACAAACAGAACACAGTCAGAACAGTACGACTTACAGATCAGGTCCCTCTGGTGCCTCCTGTTGCTGTATGGAGTAATTTTGCTCAGGAGTACAGGGAACTGTGAAGTCAGATGGTCATCAGCCTGTGGAACAGTCTCATGAGCAGGAGCAAACTCTTCCATATCTCAGGTCTTGATCTGGAAGAACATCTGCTGGCAGAGTTGGAACTCGTGAAGATAAGAGGTGGTCCATATAGATGAGAATATGAGGATGTCTCTGTTCCACTTGTTCACACTTGTACCGTGCAGCTCATAGGTCCCTGGCACTTGATGACATCTCCAGAAATTCACAGGCATTTGGATGTCTCAGAACATCCAGGCAGGCCTGGTCATCTTATCATCAGCTCTCAGTTGCTGCAGTTGTTGTTTGGAAACAGCAGAGAACAACTCCAGCATGAACATAGCCAGACAAAAGAGAGAGCTCAAGAACAACTTGGCAGGCATCCTCTGGGTTACGGAGTGAGGCGTGTTCAATTTGCAAAACACAACAGAACCAACGTTTGGTGGAAGGCCTTCTGAAGGTTCTGACAACCTGCTCAGATGTACTGTTAGTTCAAGATGACAAGGTAGGGACAAAATATGTCTAATCCCATATAGTTTTAGGAAGAATTCAAATTTATTTGAAAGAAACTGAGAACTGGTGTCTGACACAAACTCTATGGGTAATACAACAGATACAGAGGATTCCCAGTCCTCTCAGTAGAGGTCAGTTGTGTGGGAAGCAATTCCAGTTGTTTTGAGTGGACACCATTGgaagatgttgcttgtccactTCAGGGTGGTCCATGTGGGTGCGGCCTCTAGTGCAGTGGCCCAGGACCATGGGTGCAGAGCTGCAGATTCTAAACAACCTCACAGGGTGACTTTGACTCACCAAATTCTCTTATGTTTTGTCCCGGTCTTGGTCACCAAAGGTAGCCCCAGGCCAAGGGGTTCATGTGGGAAATACCAGGGTGACACTCGTGTTGGTCGCCCAGTCACCATTGGAAATGTTATGGCTCTGGAACCCCACAGAATTCAGCCCTGATCTGTGGGCAGCTGCCCCTTTATCCAAGAAGGGTCAAAGTGTTGCATCTCTCAGGAAGTTGGCCCAACCCATGAGGGTTAAATCTAAGACTTTTGAAAGGACAAGATCACCTTGTTTCTGTAGGAATATCACTTGATGACACGGGCAGTTCCCCAATATGCAACACTTGAAATACCACTCCATTGTCATCACTTCCTGCATGATTTTTTACAGCAGTCAGATCAACACATCTACATTTGCGTGACCCTGGGAACGTCTGCACTCAATTTCGTGGTCAAGGCCAACGAGGTCAAGGTCCAGGGCTGCACTCTCAATGCTGCAAGGACTGGTGCTGCTGACATTGGCCCAAGTATGGTCAAGAGAGGCTTGTGATCCATCAACAAGCTGAATTTCTGACGTACAAATATCTGCGAAATTTCTTGACGCCAAAGATTATCCTCATTGCTTGTTTATCAATTTGAGCATCATTTCACTCACCAGGTGTCCAGAGTTCAGAAGCAAAACAGATTGGGTGTTTTATCGGTGTCTGACACAAACTCTTCGGGTAATCCCCAGATACAGAGATACCTCAGGTAACATGTGAGTTGATTGCACCACTGCAAATGGAGATACTTCACAAGCAAGTCCCAAAGGCTTCTCTGAAACATAGGGTGCTAGCCACTTGCTGTTCAACAGTCAGTGCTGGCATTGTGAAATGCCTCTTCACACTGTGGAAACTAATTCCGTCTGGCCTATGCTCTCAACAACTCACGTAGTGGCTGTCGGAAGACTGACAGGTCTGACAAGCAACCATTCATAACTgctctgcagatgccagaatgaCCTGAGTTCTGCCACATTGGTGGGTGCTGCGGTGTTAACAACACATCATTCTGCTCTGTGCTGCCCATTGATTCCATAGCCCAGGCCTTCCACGGATCTCTGCTGGAGTTTGCCCTCTGTTTCAGTATCACTGCAGTCTGGACATGACCTTCTCCAGGGTGGTCAGATCCTCTGCTACTGTCGGTGTCATCCATGAAGCAAGCAATAGGGTACAGACCATGTCAAACCTGGTCCACAGTGCACTGACAAATCACAGGTGCTTTTGAAGCTCCCTAGGTTGGGCGATGATACCCCGTAGGTGTGAATGGTGAGGTAAATGCCTGACTCTGGATCTAACTCCAGCTGCTGAGAACTGAGGGATACTGAAGAACCTTCTACCTGCCAAGGTGAAAATAAATCCTCTGCATTGGGTAATGGAAATGATCCAGCATTTATACAGTGATTTGCCGTGGCTTTATAGTTGTTATTGCCTCACTGTCTTGTGACTACAACTTTGGTGTGACTACGACAGGAGCTGCCCAGTCACGCCTCTCCATGTGTGACACAATGCCATGTCTCTCCAGTTCATTCTCAGCCACATCCTTTAAAGTCATTGGTCACAGGGCAGAGTTTATGGAAGACAGTAGTGGCTTCTACTTCCACATGGACCTCTGTTTTGAAACCCATTCCCTTCCAACAGCCCCCAGTAGAGGTAAAAACATGTCCATCCATTACATCTACCAATCTCTTTGTGAAACCAGATCTTTAGCTCCAAGATCTGTAGGGCCTGAAACAACAAGGTATAAATTTGCCTTTTCTCAACAGTAATATTATTTGCCTCTAATCACCTTTCAAAACATTCCAAATAAAAATCACAGTTCTCTTTTGATCCCTCAGAGTGTGATATCTGCACAATTGCTGCCATTTTACTGCTCTGCTGTTTTTTTAACAGCACCATTTCTGGTTACTCACGTGCCCCAAAACAACATACAGGACATTTGCAGCTTTAGGTTCATGTCAGTTTAACCCTATCGGCATAGTAATAATCTTTGTTATGACAACACAGAGAAGAAGGGAGGGACGTCTGCTTTTCATCTGCCTAACAGCCATCTTTGTTATTATCCTCTTGGCTCCCCTGCTGGTTAACTGTTGGTGATCCAGCACTACAACAACCCAAGGCGCATCAACACAGTGGGcggcatagtggttagcgcaacactattacagcgtcagtgataggcgttcgattcccgttgctgtctgtaaggagtttgtactttctcccgtgtctgcatgggtttcctccgggtgctccggtttcctcccacattgcgaaGTGCACAACTCAATGGGCATTTGATAGTGTAGCATTACAATACTGAGTG
This genomic stretch from Pristis pectinata isolate sPriPec2 chromosome 30, sPriPec2.1.pri, whole genome shotgun sequence harbors:
- the vstm4a gene encoding V-set and transmembrane domain-containing protein 4a translates to MQTLGVVLLLTKLLTTDFCEGLSVIVTPGPVVEFTEGQRGSLFCRVSQQNRRRNSYLSLVWLFSNSENNNQRILRLNRTGHVQAFRNCREHHCELQFFQQGAAKVFVLIINKFHNTDEGHYRCKVQEIAYLNRKWLSISNGENATEVKVRVLRTTTVLIPQSTRQTWTVFEDSLPETSTLLISRNTKEEWKVFEVSDLYLYVTLVCSVGILSVMLFAAVIICQILKNRKKIRARKYLTKEPNSSSGEMATTPVSSPIFQSKAEKKKIAARDAPPPVPVKIPRREASSKRKFLKKHDAKSILPRIMEDSLTYAELELMPTQPTAPPVTSSPSPQSPSTVYAKIFFSKNQS